Part of the Corticium candelabrum chromosome 15, ooCorCand1.1, whole genome shotgun sequence genome, ctgtactgtactggtactgtactgtactgtactgtactgtactggtaCTGTACTGGTACTGGTCCTGTACTGtactggtactgtactgtactggtaCTGGTACTGGTACCGGTACCATACCGGTAccggtactgtactgtactgtactgtactgtactgtactgtactgtactggtactgtactgtactggtaCTGTACTGGTACTGTACTGGTACCGtactggtactgtactgtactgtactctactgtactgtactgtactgtactgtactgtactctactgtattgtactgtactgtattgtaaCCCACCTATCGTGTCTGTTTCCAGCTCCAGATGCATCATAAGATGTTCTAGCCTTTGTGCTTCGTTCTTCAGTTCTGCTTTTTCTTTCATCACTTTGACAAAATGATCCTGTTAAAAAACTTGTAATTAACTTATAAACATTTCCAACAGATATACAGAATGCAATAATGAgggaaaacagacagacaaacagacagacagaaagacagacagacagacagacagacagacagacagacagacagacagacagaccaaccaaaacatacaaacagacagacaaacaaacagagagacagacaaacagagacagacagacagacaaacagacagacagacagacagacagacagacagacagaacattttggaacttggggattagaagctaccaactatttaaacaaactagcaagaagatcaagagacattgaaactatacaaatgaagctgactttaaaGGTTTTGGAGAataaaattctcaataatattacaacgatgtaacgctaaagtcatcctccacaagctgacacgtgtcttccctggagaagtagatgagaacatatacgatagagactatcaaagtagcttgAATGAAACTAAAACTGAGctaatgtagagtttgtgtttcaataaattaaattgacagacagacagacagacagacagacagacagacagacaaacagacagacagacagtcaaacagacatacagaaaggcagacatacagacagacagaaacatgtgcaaaatacatgtaaatcATGACAACTGTCAGCAGACAGCATGGCACCTAAACTGACTGACAACCAGAGAGATAAAAAAAACAGTAAACATTTCCTTTACAAACCTGCAGTTCACTGAAGTTCGACTCCAGCTGATCATATTCAAGCTTCAAAACAGTGTCATTCACATTCATTTTATCACCAGATTCTACGTCTACTTCTCCATTAACCATCCCATCACGCCTGTTACTCGTGTTCACAAACTTTCCTCTTTCTCTCGAAGCGCTCAAGTGCTGTTCGAACGCTTCTCTCTGTTTCTCAAGCTCCTGAGCCATTTGGTTACGTTGTACCTCAACTTCATGCATTCGAGCTGTCAACacagcaacagcatcaacCTAAACCACCAATTCTCTCACTTATCCATACAATTCAAGTCCCGTAATCATCACCTCGGCTACCTGACTAGATGCATCAAACACACGGTcaacatcatcattcatcTTGTGATTTTGTATGTCAATACTACTGCCAGACGAACTGTCTGATATTTCTGATACGATGCTGCTTTTGTTCTTCGTCTGATGATGAAGAGTCAAGAGCATGTTCTGCAAACCAGCGTTCTCAGCAGACAACTGCCGTATCGTGTCCTGTATACACATACtaaaatataacaaacaaaacataacaacaacaaacaatgaaatcGAAATACAAAAtgagacacaaaaatgcagaCTAGAGATCATCTatactgtttgtcttgtcagtTGACCACACATTCATACTCTCAATCAATCAAGATCGTTGAGACTATGtcgtactgtacagtaataGTGTATGGCAATACGCACACAAAATCCAACTGTAATCCGAATTCTTCGTTTGTTACAACAATTTGTAGTCAGTTAGTATGGCAACTCTCTCAATAATCGCCAATGTAGAAACCGTATGCTAAACTaaaaactcaacaaatttagaGTCTTTCTCTGTCAACCTCCAGTCAGTAACAGAAAACCGACCTCTCGATGGCCTGTTCCTACTGGTAAAGCACCTGGCAAACACACTGTGTGTAGGTAGAACGAATAACTCAGCCTACCGCATCTCTTCAAACAAAACATGCTCAACATGATCCAATACAATGACATTCTAGGACACCATTAAAATTGTACAACAGCATGCTCAAATGGAACGACACTCTAAACACATGCTGAGGCTgcaggcccgtaggaagcatTTCAAAAGTGGTCTGGCCTAGTGTGCGCTAAGAGGATGTGGTCCAATGATAAGACAGCAGTCTTCTACATGCCAAAGAGTCTTGGACTGCATCTCAAACGTTGGGACCCAGGCCAGCACTTCAGCAGAGACAGGTCTGGGATGGGCACTGGGAGCATGTTCCCCATGACAGTAGAGATTACATTGCCAAACAAAAGCTTTGAAAATTGATGCTGCTGGACATTCTATTGCAAGACAACTTCGAAGATTCAAGCGTAGACAATGATGACTACGACAAAATCTAAGTGGATGGGTATATGagtaatgtaattgttgtCTAATACAACGAGACAGCTAAAGCTCTAATAATGAACCATAGAGTGtctataaattacaatttatattacaCATTGAAAATAGCTAGACTACAGTACAAGTTTGTACAAGGTTGTGCCTCTGGCATAAGCACCTCTGGATCCGCCCTTGACTGTGATTGGTCGCACTCATGCAAAGGTGCTGTACAAGCGGACCTCTGATTAAAGTGGGTCGGTTCGTTCTCACTCCCACCCTTGAACCCCAATAGGTACGTGCCTGGTCTCTATCTGATCGCCATACttgacaacacaaactgctACACAGACAACCAAAGACAGCTGCAACCATACACCAACATATACAAAGAGCACGACATGCTCTAACACATCACAACGTTGAGATACTACGACGACACGTCATTCAATTCAAAAAACACGATATGCAGTGATGCACCTCAAGTAAGCATCACTGTACGGTTGTAGTTGTGAGACTCTCTAAATTGTTACCTGTAAGGCATACAACTCTTGTTTCAGTTTTCTGTTTGCCGAGATACTTCGTCGTGATCAGGACTTACTGCACGAGAAATCTCTAACGACTGACAATCACAATTTCTATGTTCCAACCCACCGACAGCAACGATTCGTACATAAGCTTACCTGCTGGCTAAGATAACTATTTTCATCACGTAATTGTTTGATCTCTTCTCTCAGTCCTTCCATCTGCATGCGACAGACAGTATGCTGTACAAATGACTGTCTAACGTATTAACCGTTACCATCACCTTGGAAATAGTCACATCGTCTGTTGATTGTTCGTCCAACTTCGTCTGCAGCTGTTTGTTGTGATGCTCGTACGTCTGGAGATCACTAGCCAGCTGCATCTTGTCATTTGTCTAAGATTGCAAAAAACATCGATTTTGCCAATAACGTTGATTGTGTGAAGCATTCTTTGACAAATTCAGTCTGCATCTCTTCCAATTGTGATTTCAACTCGTTGTTCTGCAAGAGaagtctacaaacaaacaaaaatgtaatttgtattacagtgttctagccaggatatTTTGTAACCGTCAATATTACGTCatcaaatataatgacgtcaaacaatgacgtcatcaaatatttaatgttgacatatttggtaacaACATCATATTGTTACTTTACCTTTCCCTAGTTGTACTACGTAGAgtcttatgcatgtatattagttactgcatgattggtagactattcaatataatagCCACTCCGGACTTGTCAaataaacctcattgaacataaccttgttgaacataacacagatagacatataatacactagattattacaatgacaagttgacttaattaacataaaactGGGATTGTGAGCTGAGCTTTACAAGAATAAGTTGTGCATATAAGTTGGCTACTGTGACGTCAAACTTAAGAAATGAATAGTATTTAGTGAATAGTAAATGAAAACTAATATGCCTTCTGACTATTTATCCTTCTTTTCACCATAACTAGCTAATTCGCTACATTTCTAGTGGTATAATGTAATCATGTGTAAAATCCATACAAAAAGCTTCGAGAATTTGTAGCTGCAAGTGTGCTTTATGAGGGAGGATCACTATGTTTTTTATAACCATAATGATTTAGCAAATTGATACATCCAGTTGAGTGGTTATGCTCTAAAGAGATCTGCGAAGGTGTACCTACTAAACATGggattgaagataaacagtaattagtagaacaactgctgcaacaacaaagaggCCACGCCCAAAGATTTTAGATGTCATGAGATTGTTCTTTAGAAAAGtcgggaccatcaagaccaatAGAGGTAAATGGCTTTAAATCCACAATGAATCTTGAAGAAAGACATCCCACACTACGTGTGGTAGGCTCTCCATTTTTCCCCAACCGTCAATAAGTGCTGTTTTCCCCTccccaaacgtcccttccttGTTCGAGAACACTGTATTACACACAGCATGCCtgctagacaaacaaataatagtGATAGAAATATGTTAACTAAATAAAACCAACTTTCACTAACTTGGTAATCCCAGTCAAGAAAGGCTAGTTTGTTGCACGTATCTTTTTAATTCAAGGCAGCTAGGGGTAGGGCGTTTATTTTGAACTAGGGCTCCAACTGCGGCGTTTAAACAAGAGCggcgtttatttgttaaagGCTCTCTGTCCGTGCTTTAGGAGTGTCACAACACTTACCATACTGGTATGCATTTCACCCTTTTGGTAAAACAGAGTCAGAGTAGTCTAAATAAACGTTTGCATCGAGTACTCTTGGAAGAAGTCACACAATTCTTCCTTCAAACTTTAAGCAATAGACAAATGCGGCATCTATTCAAGAGCAGCGTTTATTCGAGGGAGgcgtttaatcgaagaaatacggtaatcAATAATAGATATCAAAACAAACGACAGATGAACAAGTTTCGATACTATTGTAAACGATAAACTTATATGCTATTATTGTGTGGGTGGAAGGGACTTGGTTGAGTACTGAAAGGTGCCTGGTACTCTGTCCATCCAACAAATGTCTATACAGTACGTACTTGATACATAGTATTCTGTACATTTGCTATACGCAATGCCACTGATCAAACGGATTAGCTTGTGCAATACTCGTCTTGCTGGCAGGCTTTCTTCCAAACCTCAATGAAGCTCAAACAGAAGCTCATACTAACTTAAGTAGTATTTGCTAGTACAAGAGTAAATTAGTGTACTCGATCATATCATCACTTCGGACTCCAGCACAGCTTGTAAAAACTTGCACAAAAATGTTGCCTCGgtatttaattttgttttgattttacaaaaaatttgTCTCATGAAATATTTATCGTTTAAAGTAACTCGCTGCAACCAGGTCTATCAATTTGTAATGCAAATGTTACTGTGATTGTATGAGTCATGATGTCCATACCTGCTAATTGTCTCTTTATCATTTTGCATCGAGTTCATCATTTCTGTACGATCAACCGCCTCTTCTGACAAACGTTTAGCTGTTGCTTGTAGTTGAATGATCTCAGCAGTCTGTTCATCAGTAAGTCTACAcgatacacaaacacacacaaatacatatgCCCACACACTAAACATAATTGACACACATCGATGACCACCACCTTCGTAGTTGTTCACTCTCGTTGATCTAAACCATCAAGATCATAATTTCAAGTGACTATACAATGAGCAGTCATTGCACTGAGACTCACTCTGGCTTCTAATTGTATCGCCAAGTTAGATTTTTCAGTCGCTAGTTGGTCTGATTCGCTTTGAATAGCGTCTGGTACGTGTTCTTCAGATGCCGTAAATATGAAAGGAAGAGTGACTAGCAGTGATGAAGGATTAGTTCTGGTGGTGTTTTTACCATCACCGTGCTTCTGTTCTAGCTCTTTTACcaatgctgtttgctgttgcaAGTGAGTGACTAAAGCTCCTCTGTCATTAGCTAATGATGTGATCTGTTAGTACAAGGTGTTTCAGAGCTTTGTGTAagcagacatgcatgcatgtgcacaagagcggtacacatgcacacatgcacaagtgAACGTGCAAaaagatacagacacagacgcacacacagacacacagacacagacacagacgcacacacagacacagacacagacacagacacagacacacacacacacacacacacacacacacacacacacacacacacacacacacacacacaaacacacacacacacacacacacacacacacacacagacagacagacagacagacagacagacacacagacagacagacacagacagacagacagacagacagacacacacacacacacacacacacacacatacacacacacacacacacacacacacacacacacacacacacacacacacacacctaaaaatcctaaatgtcaggagctgcctctcagaggtcacacccccagctgttaagctgggccctgtgtgctactcagggaactctgggaatgcgctagcaaactcctggagctgggccaggcactcgcaggagcaccgactgtgaagccaactgtggtgtgagcacacgaagtctcaccaggaccccagtggctgatgtcacgtcacagccgatggccgcttaggaccccagtcaatgaccaggtactcatttatactcctgagttgagagaagcaaatgtgtgttagtttcttgcttaaggaaattatgccatagctcgccatcactgtggcttgaacttgcaacccttcaaggtcccggatgtgaacactccataagatgactctctaaccaactgagctatcacacaaacacacacacacacaaacacacagacagacagacagacagacagacacacacacacacacacacacacacacacacacacacacacacacacacacacacacgcacacacacacacgcacacacacaacaagtaAATGTGCAGCCTTGTTCATAAAATTCATCATACGAATTCGGCAAAGGTTCTTCCAAAGGTTCTCTCAACCTATCCCTGTTTGCCACTAAGGCTGTGCTAAGAACTTCATGCTCCAAGACAACTCTGTAGACTAGAAGGCTGAATTCTGAGTGATACAACCCAGTGTCTGGCTGTTGCTCCTGCTCTAGTTTGTGTCTCAAAGCGACCATCTCTTGGCAACAAAGGCACTTCTTGACGATACTCATTGCATTGCAGTGTCGATCCACATGAATACAAGTCGGCGTTGGCTCTGATTTTATTCCTCTACATGTTCGGTCTCTAATGTACTATTATCTTCTCCACTTGGAGTTTCTAGCTTGTCTGAGTCTACCTCAGGATCGTCTAAGTTTGCCAATAAGTATGGCAATATCTGCTCAAATGAAGTACCTGCACTCCCGCAGAACATAATTTCAAAAACTGCAACTATGAGAACAGTGCTGAGTGGGGTGTTGACTAACTAGAAGAGCTCCAGGCTTACCGCATGTGTAGCGTACGTCTCATCCACATGACAAACTTCTCCAAAGTAGAGACTAAACGACTGAGAAATCGCACTCATTTTCTGTTCAAAACAGGTGTACCGCCAAGCAAAGAAACTGAGTGCTACCATAGCTAACTAAGTTTCACAAGTGTATGagacaaataatagaaaagaaacacatcacgataagtttggggtcccagttaatcaataaatcacaacttgctaccatacgtctcacaatccttaccttgaaaagtgcacaggtatcggtcttctcTGATAGCTAACCAGCAATTTAGTCTGGaaaaacatacgggtactaaacacgcccacacaggaCATTTCAATGCTTATTTCTCCGTTATGGTAGAAgtttgcagtaaacggttgctaGGGGTTTGTGTCATGACGTggcagctttcatctgagcgATTGATGATTTTGGTAAGAGTTCTCCTTTAGATTCTAGCCCTTCTATTTCGACCTTCTTATGACGTTTGCTTACGTGACAGTTACGTAGAATCACGTGCTTACCTTCTCCGCCTTCTAACTCCGCTGTAAGATAACGGTTACAGCTGTGCTCTTCGTGACAGTCAGAATCGTTCTGATCTATTTCCGattacacatacgggatagtgaatctaattacattacatgtcatctatctgtctctgggTGACTTCAACTCAAAAGTGCAGTGTCAAGCAATGGTTGCTAATTACGTAGTGTAGTCCTCCAGTAGGCGTCGTGGTGGTCTTGAGATCCTCCCCAGCCTTGTTGTTTTGACTGCAGGTTGACTTGCAGGTGCAGTTGGGGACTTGGCAGATTTTGGAGGGCTTTCTGTATTCGGAGATCTGATCTCCGTGTCTGGCAGTacgtttgtctcttcaggtTGATTTGGTGGTTGTCCTTCTGACAggctggtgtttgtttgttgtcccgTCGGAGTGTACTTAGcgaacattgtgttgtcatcccacacttctgttgtcctgtttatgtgtgttctagttcttctcactgtccgtccatttgctAGTCTGAGGATGTAGGATTGGGGCTCTGTGTGGTGTCCAATGACTTTTGCTGGTACCCATTTTTTTCCTCTCATTGTCCTTACGCTTTCATCAGGAAGCAGAGGTGAGTTCGTTGTGTTTCCTGTGGCTCCATAGAACGCATATTGGGATTGGTGGGCGATTAGTTTTTGTCTGGTCTTGTCTGCATCCATGTTATGTGGAACCAGAGTCTCagtatttattgttagttgGGTTCGGAGGTGTCTCCCCTGTAGCAGGATGGCAGGAGTAGGCAGGTCTCCTCCTATTGGTGTGTTCCTAAGGACTCTTAGAGCGTCATTGATTGTACGGCCCTCCTCCAACATCTTGGCCATcattttcttgactgtttggACACCTCTTTCCGCTTGGCCATTGCTGGCTGGGTAGCCTGGACTGGATGTGGTGTGTTGAAATCCCAGCTTCCTGGAGAACTTGCGAAATTCTTCGTTGGCGTATTGTGGCCCGTTGTCCGAGAATATTGTTTCTGGTATTCCAAAATTGGCAAAATGCTTGTCTAGGATAGTTATCACATCAGCTGCTTTCGTTGACTGGAGGTGATCTATGGTCACCCATTTGCTGTAGTAATCGATGGTAAGTAGGTAATGTTCCCCTTGTAGTTCAAACAAGTCTGTTCCCACTTTCTGGTAGGGGTAGTGTGGAACATCATGAGGTTTAGTGTCTGGCTTTGGGTTCTGGCTTCGATTTTCTTGGCATTTGCTGCAACTCGCTACCATGTCATGTATTTCATTGGTGTAGCCCGGCCAGTACACTGACGTCTTGGCCCTTTCTATACACTTCACTATTCCATAGTGTCCCTCATGTATACTGTTCATCACCGTTTTGCGCATTGTCACAGGGACGACAGCTTGGCTTCCTTTGAGGACAATGCCGTCTTTCTCTGTTAGGTCGTGTCTCACATTCCAGTACGGTTTGATTGGACCCGGGACACTCCTCCTTGTAGGTGGCCatcctgtgtgtatgtaagtgATGAGTGCCTGCATTGTAGGGTCTTGTCTGGTCGCTTCCGTACATCTTTCACGTCCAAGTGGTGTGGGAATGATTTGCTCTGTGACGGAGTCGATTTGCTCTTCTGTTAGTTCATCATAGTCTGTATAGGGTGTTGTAGATGGCATTCTGCTCAGAGAATCGGCCAGGACCATTTCTTTCCCGGAATGGTGCTCTAGCGTGTAGTTGTATTTGAGACATCGTAGGCGCATTCTCTGAAGCCTAGGACTGACTTCAGCAAGGGGCTTTTTCAGTATTCCAAGTAGTGGCTTGTGGTCAGTCTCCACTATGACATCTTGTCCATACACATACTGATGGAATCTTGTTAGTCCAAACTGGATGGCAAGCATTTCcttctctatttgtgcatatttctgttgtatgctGGACATTGTTCTTGACGCGTATTCTACTGGGTGCCCCTCTTGAATAACAGCTGCTTCCAACCCATGTTGTGATGCGTCCACAGTTAGTCTCACTGGTAA contains:
- the LOC134191090 gene encoding uncharacterized protein K02A2.6-like; the encoded protein is MSSIQQKYAQIEKEMLAIQFGLTRFHQYVYGQDVIVETDHKPLLGILKKPLAEVSPRLQRMRLRCLKYNYTLEHHSGKEMVLADSLSRMPSTTPYTDYDELTEEQIDSVTEQIIPTPLGRERCTEATRQDPTMQALITYIHTGWPPTRRSVPGPIKPYWNVRHDLTEKDGIVLKGSQAVVPVTMRKTVMNSIHEGHYGIVKCIERAKTSVYWPGYTNEIHDMVASCSKCQENRSQNPKPDTKPHDVPHYPYQKVGTDLFELQGEHYLLTIDYYSKWVTIDHLQSTKAADVITILDKHFANFGIPETIFSDNGPQYANEEFRKFSRKLGFQHTTSSPGYPASNGQAERGVQTVKKMMAKMLEEGRTINDALRVLRNTPIGGDLPTPAILLQGRHLRTQLTINTETLVPHNMDADKTRQKLIAHQSQYAFYGATGNTTNSPLLPDESVRTMRGKKWVPAKVIGHHTEPQSYILRLANGRTVRRTRTHINRTTEVWDDNTMFAKYTPTGQQTNTSLSEGQPPNQPEETNVLPDTEIRSPNTESPPKSAKSPTAPASQPAVKTTRLGRISRPPRRLLEDYTT
- the LOC134191277 gene encoding golgin subfamily A member 2-like isoform X1; the encoded protein is MLLTLHHQTKNKSSIVSEISDSSSGSSIDIQNHKMNDDVDRVFDASSQVAEVDAVAVLTARMHEVEVQRNQMAQELEKQREAFEQHLSASRERGKFVNTSNRRDGMVNGEVDVESGDKMNVNDTVLKLEYDQLESNFSELQDHFVKVMKEKAELKNEAQRLEHLMMHLELETDTIGEYISLYHQQRDQLKTKFKQKDELIAALTADKTRIQAQVRELQQLMISLVNE
- the LOC134191277 gene encoding golgin subfamily A member 2-like isoform X2 — encoded protein: MLLTLHHQTKNKSSIVSEISDSSSGSSIDIQNHKMNDDVDRVFDASSQVDAVAVLTARMHEVEVQRNQMAQELEKQREAFEQHLSASRERGKFVNTSNRRDGMVNGEVDVESGDKMNVNDTVLKLEYDQLESNFSELQDHFVKVMKEKAELKNEAQRLEHLMMHLELETDTIGEYISLYHQQRDQLKTKFKQKDELIAALTADKTRIQAQVRELQQLMISLVNE